From the Trifolium pratense cultivar HEN17-A07 linkage group LG4, ARS_RC_1.1, whole genome shotgun sequence genome, the window aaaaaggtgttttgattttatgaagcagaagattgaatattACCGTAGCAAACAGAATAGATTTCCGGCATAGATCGAGCATACCAATTTCTTTGATCTTTGAGCGACCCAACGAACACCACAGCTTGTTTCTTTAAGAAGAAAGAATGAGTTTTTCTGTTCATAGGGTTGTTGAAAACATGTGTGCCCAAATGTATTACAGAGGCAAAATGTTTGGTTTTGTTCACTTGTACAATGACCAAGAAGCTGTCCCAACTGGATTCATTAAGCTTCTTAAGAAACAAGACGCTGTCGTCAGCACCTATAGGGATCATGTTCATGCACTCAGTAAGGGTGTTCC encodes:
- the LOC123922306 gene encoding uncharacterized protein LOC123922306 → MLPDFAYYIYPIITRSTLTPVASGGLSKELTHDSTCRNTLTECMNMIPIGADDSVLFLKKLNESSWDSFLVIVQVNKTKHFASVIHLGTHVFNNPMNRKTHSFFLKKQAVVFVGSLKDQRNWYARSMPEIYSVCYEPDPALKIGCCQISPIIPHNHKGNKIPAFKGIKVSQ